The nucleotide sequence GGATTGTTCATTTCCCGGGGCCGGCGTGCCGCGGCGATCTCGTCGATGTGAGAATCACGCGCGCCCACGCACACTCGTTGATCGGCGAGACCGGTCCGACGCGTGGCGCTGCTTGACTTGCCCGGATGGCCGGGTTATAAGAACGAACGGGGGAGAGGATGGGAGCGATGGAGCTCGAAATGAAAATCAAGGGGCTGATGATCGATCCGATCACGAACATGCCGATCATCATCCTGCGCGATCCTTCCAGCTCGGCTGTCCTGCCGATCTGGGTCGGCATCTTCGAAGCCAATGCCATCGCTCTCCAGATCGAGAAAATCGTCACCCCTCGTCCGATGACGCACGACCTTCTCAAGAGCATCCTCGACAGCATTCACGCCGCCGTTGAAAAGGTCGTCATCACGGATCTGAAGGACAATACCTTCTATGCTCTCATCTTTCTCAACCACGACGGCAAAGTCGTCCCTATCGACTCTCGCCCGAGCGACGCGATCGCGTTGGCGCTGCGCACCGGGTCCCCGATCTTCGTGAAGAGCGACGTGATTGAAAAAGCGAAGAACACCGACCTGACGAAGGACGCAGGGGAATCGGAGCGAATCCGCAAGTGGCTCGAGAATCTCGACCCTGACGAGATGGGAAAGTACGAAATGTAGGTTGTGCGCCCTCGTAGACATGTCCAAGTCGTTCATTACACAAATCTTAGAGCACGCGCTGGCTCCGTGACATATTATCTGCCTCAGTCTTGACACTCCAGAGGCCGCTTCGGTATAAAGCGTCATCGGCGGCCGGCATTTCAAAGCACGCTTCGGCATCGCGCGACGTGACCGATAGGTCACGACGTGAGACGGAGAACCCCGGCACGTGATCCTGGCCATAGCGAATCAAAAGGGGGGTGTTGGAAAAACCACCACCGCCATCAACCTTGCGGCAGCACTCGCGCAGAAGGGCTTCTCCACGCTTCTCCTCGATCTGGATCCGCAGGGAAACGCCACTCTGTCCTACCTGGATCCCGAGCAATTGAACCTCTCTGTCTATGAGGCTCTGGTCGAGGACAACCGCACGCTGAAAGACGCGGTCCACAAGACAAACATCAAGCTCCTCGACCTGGTGCCAGCACGCATCAGCCTCGCAAAATTCGAGAGCAAGCTGCTCGGGGACATCGATAGCCATTTTCGACTCAAGGATCGTCTCAAGCCCCTGACCAAGGATTACCAGTACGTCGTCATGGACACCCCACCTACCCTCGGCCTTCTCACAGTCAATGCGCTCGTCGCGGCCACGCACCTGCTCGTTCCGATTCAGTCGTCCTACTTCGCCCTCGAGGGAACGGATGACCTTCTCGAGACAGTCGAAAAGATCAAGACGAGGCCGAACCCGAGTCTGGAGTTTCTCGGTGTAGTCATCACCATTCACGACAAGCGGACCGTTCTGGGGCGGGACATTCGGAACCACATCAAGGAGGTATTCGGAAACAAGGTCTTCCGGACAATCATTTCACGCAGTGTCCGTCTCGAAGAGAGCCCGGCCTACAAGGAATCGATTTTCAGTTTCGCGCCCCACTCTACCGGGGCGCTCGAATATTACAAACTATCGGAAGAGGTCATCGGACGTGTCTAAGCAACGTGGACTCCCGGAACAGCGACGAATGCGACACGACTTCCATTTTGTGGACAACCTCACGGGAGCACCCGCTCCAGGTGTGGGGCGAATGATTCCTCTCGAGCTCCTGGTCCCCAACCCGGATCAGCCTCGCAGGTCGTTCGGTGACATGGCTGACCTGGTTTCCTCGATCAAGGAAAAGGGAGTGCTCGAGCCTGTTCTGGTTCGGCCGACGGGCGAGAAGTATCAGATCATCGCCGGCGAACGAAGGTACAGGGCTTCGGTCGAGGCCGGGCTGTCACAAATCCCCTGCATCGAAATCGACGTGGACGATAGGGGAGTGCTGGAGATCAGCCTCATCGAGAACCTCCAACGACGGGATCTCAATCCCTTCGAGGAGGCCGAAGGCCTTCAGAAGCTTTGTGACAAGTTTCTGTACACACATGAAGACGTTGCGAAGAAGCTGGGAAAGGCACGCACCTCGGTCACTGAAACTCTGACCTTGAATCACATCCCTGCTGATCTTCGCGAGCGATGCCGCAGTCTCGGGATATTTTCCAGGTCGACGTTGCTGCAGATTGCACGGCAGCCGAATCGGGACGCGATGTCACGGATGATCGAGGAGATCAAGCACGCGGGCCTCACGCGCGACGACCTTAGGAAGATGAAGGACGAAAAGAAGGGACCGGGGCGGCCGAAGGGGTTCGTCTTCCATTTTCGTCCTCCGGACAATAAGTTCACCCTCAATCTCAAGTTCAAGCGCTCCGAAGTCTCCAAGAACGACATCATCGCAACCCTTCGAGATCTGATCGAAAGCCTCTCCAAGTCCTGAGTGTTGGTTTCCAGGACATGCGGTCTGTGCTTCAATGTCGGCGCGCCGACATTTCCCGCAAGTACACGCCGAGGGCCTCTCGCTGGATTGATAGGTTTACATAAGATATCTTATCGGACGTTGTGCGGATGGCCGCTCTTTGCCTCGCTTGACGCGCCACAAGGCCCCGCCTAACATCGGCACTGCATGCGAACCTTGAAGTTCGACACTATCTGGCGCTACGTGTTTCTCGAGGTGATCTCGCCCACCCTCCTCGGGCTTTGCGTCTACGTCCTGGTCTTTGTGATGAACGCCCTCTTCGAGTTGGCCGAGTTGGCCATCAAGAAGGACCTGTCCGCGCGGTCGGTTGTGACCATCCTTTTTTATTACCTGCCCAGGGTTCTCGAGATGACTATTCCGATGGCGATTCTCCTGGGTGTGCTGGTCGGGATCGGCCGCCTGTCCACCGACAGCGAAGTAGTGGCGTTGAGGGCAAGCGGGGTAAGCTACTGGAAAATCCTCTACCCCGTCCTCACACTGGGGATTGTGGGATGGGTCGTATCCAGTGTTCTCATCCTGGGAGTCGAGCCCGGTGCCAATTACAAGAGGCGCCAAGTCTACAACCGCCTGATGTACTCCGCCGACATGCGCCGGGAGATCAAGCCTCGGGTGTTCTTCGAGGATGTCCCCGGGATGCTCCTTTACGCCGACGAGGTTCACCAGGGCGGGGATTTTCTCGAGAAGGTCTTCATCTACCAGAGCGAGGAGGGGGGCAAGGAGCTTGTCACGGTCGCCCGCAGGGCTCAGATCGAATACGACCGCCACAGTGGGGTGGCGGAATTCTATCTGGAGTCAGGGGTCACTCATAGCACGACACCCAACGAACCCGAGAGCTATCAGCTCAGCAGGTTCGAAAAGCAGATGATCGTGAAGGAGCCCGACGAGTCGTTCAAGCTCCGGAGCAGTCTGCTCAATCGTCCTCTTCCCAAGAACTACCACGAACAGACTCTGGCCGACCTGGGGCACTCGATCATCAGGGCTGGTGCTATCGAGCACGCCGACACCAGGAATCGGGTAGTCGGCAATATCCTGGCCATCATGCACGAACGATTCGCCCTGCCGGTCGCCTGCCTGGTGTTCGCCATCCTGGGAGTGCCGCTGGGAATCATGAACAGGCGAGGAGGAAAGGCCTCCGGCTTCAGCCTCAGCATCGGCATCTCCATCGTCTATTGGATTCTCTATATCGCCGGGCAGAACCTGGTCAGTGAGGGACGCCTGTCTCCTTATCTGGGTCTCTGGGTCGGGAACGCGTCCCTCGGTGTGCTGGGCATCATCCTGCTCATTCTGCGGGAGCGCTCCGAGGGGTTGCAGTTGTCTCTCCTGGTTCCCGCGAGGTTACAGAAAACCCTGACGGCTTTGCGGCGCCGGCGTGATCGGGAAATGGAGTCGAGGCATGACGAAATCGGCGCAACGGTTCAACAGCCTGGCGCCCGGCGCGCGCGCAAGTCCACACGTCTTTCCCGCGGCGGGCACGAGCGGATTCGTGCGGGGCGTTCGGGACAGTCAGGGCCGGAGGATGCGCGAACGCCATTGCGAGCCGTCGTATCGGGTGAGCGCCAGGAGGGACTCGAGTCCACCTCTCCGGTGGGGATCGACGAAATGGTCGAGGAAGAGGACGCTTCGAGCCGCTGGCTGTCGCGACGGACTCTCCTGGTTCTGGGCGGTGGCAGCGCCGCGCTGGGCCTCCTCGTGTCGGCGTCTCACATCCCCTCGCTTCCCTTCTTGCTGGTCGGCCTGATCCTTCTGGCACTCTTTCTCGTATTTCGAACGACCGTGGATCGGTACATCCTGGCCCGCTTCGGAGCCATCTTCGTCGGTTCGGCAGCAACCCTGTACACCCTCTTCGGCGTGTACGAGCTGGTCAGTCTCCTGGATGATCTCGTGGAGCACAATCTCCCGTTTTTCATGGCGTTCACCTACCTGAAATATCGATCCCCATGGATCGTGACGCAGGTCCTGCCCATATCCTGTCTCGTGGCGACCTTCTTGACCATCGGTATCATGTCCCGCTTCAACGAGGTGATCGCACTCAAGGCGAGCGGAACGAGCATCTACCGGATTGCGGCCCCGGTCGTCGTGGTCACCGTCGCGATCAGCGCCATCGCATACATGAATCAGGATTATCTCGAGCCGTACGCCAACCAGCGAGCGGCCCAGCTGAAAGACCAAATCCGTGGTCGCAGCCCGCGCAGCTACGAACCGGGAGAGCGCCGGTGGGTTTTCGGCGCGAGCGGCCGCCTGTTCAACTTCCGGAACTATGTCCCATCCCCCGTCCCTGTCCTGACCACGCCAGGGAGCGGCGAATTCCAGGGATTCTCGGCCTACCATCTCGATCCCGAATCATTCGACATCGACGAACGGATCTATGCGCGCTCCGCCACGTTCGTTGATGGCCGATGGGTTCTGAAGGATGGCTGGATCCGGGCGTTCCCCGGAGGGCAGGAGTCGTTCGAGACCTTCGCGGAGAAGTCATTCGATTTTCCGGAGGGTCCCAGCTATTTCGTCAAGGAATGGAAGACCCCGGCGCAGATGAACTTCACCGAGCTGCAGCGTTTCGTGACCGACCTCAAGCGACGGGGTTACGACGTACAGGAGTTGACGGTCGATCTTTACGACAAGACGGCGCTCCCAATCGTCTCCTTGACGATGGTCATACTTGGAATCCCGTTCTGCTTCAAGATGGGCAAGCGTGGGTCGCTGTACGGCATCGGGATAGCGGTGTGCCTGGTGGCGGTCTTCCTCATCGTCTTTTCCACCACGAACGCCCTTGGCGGGATCGGTCTGATGCCCCCTTTTCTCGCCGCCTGGGCACCCAACGTGCTGTTTGCGGGATCGGGGGTGTATCTGCTCCTCCGGACCGGAACCTGAGCGCGCTCCTGGCTCGCAGGACAGGGATGGGCAGCTTCAAGGCTTGAAGAGCGCCTTTTCCGCCTCGTAGCGGACTGCTTGGGCGCCATCGGCGTGAGCAATCGCCCGGAGATCCCCCTCCACTTCGTGCCGGTTCGGCCACGCGGCGGCAGCCGCGACCGCCTGGACACGCACCGATTCGTCCCGATCGTTGTGCGCCCGCCCGAGTACGGCCAGAAGAGCGGCGCGTGCGTCGTCGAGGACTTCATCACCCGTTCCGCGCTCCGACCCGAAGATCTGTCCCAGCAGCCTCAAGGCCTGGCTCCTCAGCGTTGGGGATGGCGAGCCGAGGAGGACGATCATCTTCGGGAGGAGGGATGAATCGGCGACCCGCAGTCGCTCGAGCTCGGACAGCGACGCCTCCAGAAGAAACGGATTGGGGCTATCGAGACGAGCCCTCAACTCGGCGACCTGACTCGCCGCATCGAGGCAGCCGATCCGAGCCAGCCGACGGATCGCCTCCAGGACGATCTCGGGGCCTTCCGCCGGAAGTGTCATCCTCCCCTGTCTTCCTTTGAAGAGGGTGAAGAGGTCTTTGAATTTTTCGATGTCCTTCTTGCGGACGTTTGTCTTGTAGGGGACCAGAAAGAGGATTTCCTTCTGTCCGTCTGGAAAAACGATCACATCGTCCGAGGGCCCGCGCGTGAAGTTGAAGTCCCGGAAGGCGATCCTGAGATGGGGACCCGGGGGAGTGCCTTTCAACGCCTCGACGACATCGACTTCCGCGTATTTCAGACTCCCGTTGTGCACGGCGACGAGCGTGACGAGATCGGCGCGCGCGACCAGTTGGAACAGGTTCAGGATCTCCGGTTTGGGTCCGAGCTGCGCGAGCGCCGAAGAGCAGCTCAAGGACAACAACGAGACGATGATGGCAAATGACCTTCCGTTGACCCGGGAGGTAAGGAGTGTCCCGAAGCGCCTGTTCAAGGTTTGTCCGAGGGCGCCGATTCGGGCTTCATTCTCTCGCTCGATCCCCCCGCGAGGGATTTCAATTTCTGGCGGATCTCGGCCTGGTTGGGTCTGAGCCTCAGGGACGTCTGGAACGCCGCCACCGCCTTATCCTTCTGGCCGAGACGAAGGTAAGCTTCCCCGAGAAAGGTCTGCATGTCCGCATCCTCCGGAAGGAGGCGCATCCCCTCGATCAGCAGGTCCACGGCCTCCGCCGCACGGTCCCGACCCATGAGGGAGCGCGCCAGATTGAGGTAGGCGGGGCTGTACCGCGTGTCGATCGCCAGGGCTCGCCTCATCTCGGACTCCCCTTCCTCAACCCTTCCCTGCTTCAGGAGCGCGAGGCCGAGGTTGTGGTGGACGTCGGCATAGTCAGGATCGAGCTTTACCGCCTTGCGATAGGAGGCGATTTCATCGGTCAGCCGGCCGAGTCTCCCATAGACCGCGCCCAGGTTGTTGTGTGCCGAGGCATCCGCTGGATCCACGGCCACCGCCTTCTCGAGTTCGATTCTCGCCCGCTCGAAATGTCCCATCGAGTAGAGCAAGGCGCCGTAGTTCGTGCGCACCTGGACGTTTTCGGGATCCCTCTGCAGCGCATTCCGGAAATTCTCTTCGGCCCCCTTCAAATCTCCCTGCTGCTCGAGGATCAGGGCCAGGTTGCTGAACGAGCCGGCAAATTCCGGATCGGCGGAGATCGCCTTTCGGAATGAGGCGACCGCATCGTCCACTTTCCCCTGCTCCTTGTAGATGACTCCGATGTTGTTGAGGGCTTCGGAGTATTCCGGATCGACGGCCACGACCTTCAAGAATTGTTTCAAGGCGTCGTCCTGGCGGCCCAGCTTGTTGTAGAGGATTCCGAGACTGTTGCGGGCGTCCGTGAAATTAGGCTCGTACTCCAAAGCGGTCTTGAACCGTTTTTCGGCCTCGGGGTACTGCTTTTTCTCCATGGCGATGTTTCCGAGCAGGTTTTCCGCTTCCTTCGAGCGGGGCTGCCGGCTCAAGTACTCATTGAGGACCTTGGTCGCGGCGTCGTAATCTCTCTTCTTGTAGAGGGCCCGCCCGATGTTGATGCGGGCCATCCCGAGGTCCTCCGACGACTTGATGGCCTGCTCGAACTCCCCTATCGCCTCGTCGTATTTGCCCTGATTGAGAAGGAGCATGCCGCGATTGTTGTGCGAGTTCGCGGTGTCCTGGCGAAGGTACCCCAGCGATTCGAGCTTGTCCTTGAGCTCCTGATCCCCTTGCGGGTCGAGCGCCGCGGGGGACCCGGACGAGGCCACGGCGGCGACAGGGGCGGCCGATGTCGTCTCGTAGGTCGGCAGGTAGCGGATCGGATGGCCTGCGAGAAACGCGGGATCGAAAACATCGATCAAGGGGCGTCCGTCCATATCCTCGGCGACGGGCAGGCCGAGCACCGCCAGAACGGTGGGAGCGATGTCGAGGACGGAGCCCTCGCTCAACTCGGAGCGTTTCCGGAACGGAGGTCCCGCGAGGATGATGATGCCGTACTTGCGGTGCCAGTCGGCGGCCTGTCCGTATCCGATCCGTGAGTCGGTCAGGGGACGATTGTCACCGGTTCGAAAGCCGTGGTCGGAGCAGATGATGATGGCCGTTTCCGGACCGGCCGCCTGGACCAGACGTCCCACCAGCTCGTCGGCGTGACGATAGTACTCGTCGACGGCGCGTCCGAACCGCTGCGACTCCTCCTTCGTGACCCCAGGCAGGAGCGGAGGGACGTAGCGCATGAACAGATGCGCCACCGTATCTGTTCCTTCCAGGTAGACCGCCTGGAATTCGGGGTGATAGCGCTCCCGGAGAGCGAGGCTGACCGCAGTGTAGGTGTCGCCCGCAGCCAGGAGGGTCTTCAGGTCGTCGATCAAACTGTTCTGATCGTCCGAAACGGCGGCTGGATCCTCGGGCAGGTGCACGTAACGTGAAACTTCCCCCACCCCGATCGACTCGGGGGCCACGGTGAGC is from Candidatus Dormiibacterota bacterium and encodes:
- a CDS encoding LptF/LptG family permease, with the protein product MKFDTIWRYVFLEVISPTLLGLCVYVLVFVMNALFELAELAIKKDLSARSVVTILFYYLPRVLEMTIPMAILLGVLVGIGRLSTDSEVVALRASGVSYWKILYPVLTLGIVGWVVSSVLILGVEPGANYKRRQVYNRLMYSADMRREIKPRVFFEDVPGMLLYADEVHQGGDFLEKVFIYQSEEGGKELVTVARRAQIEYDRHSGVAEFYLESGVTHSTTPNEPESYQLSRFEKQMIVKEPDESFKLRSSLLNRPLPKNYHEQTLADLGHSIIRAGAIEHADTRNRVVGNILAIMHERFALPVACLVFAILGVPLGIMNRRGGKASGFSLSIGISIVYWILYIAGQNLVSEGRLSPYLGLWVGNASLGVLGIILLILRERSEGLQLSLLVPARLQKTLTALRRRRDREMESRHDEIGATVQQPGARRARKSTRLSRGGHERIRAGRSGQSGPEDARTPLRAVVSGERQEGLESTSPVGIDEMVEEEDASSRWLSRRTLLVLGGGSAALGLLVSASHIPSLPFLLVGLILLALFLVFRTTVDRYILARFGAIFVGSAATLYTLFGVYELVSLLDDLVEHNLPFFMAFTYLKYRSPWIVTQVLPISCLVATFLTIGIMSRFNEVIALKASGTSIYRIAAPVVVVTVAISAIAYMNQDYLEPYANQRAAQLKDQIRGRSPRSYEPGERRWVFGASGRLFNFRNYVPSPVPVLTTPGSGEFQGFSAYHLDPESFDIDERIYARSATFVDGRWVLKDGWIRAFPGGQESFETFAEKSFDFPEGPSYFVKEWKTPAQMNFTELQRFVTDLKRRGYDVQELTVDLYDKTALPIVSLTMVILGIPFCFKMGKRGSLYGIGIAVCLVAVFLIVFSTTNALGGIGLMPPFLAAWAPNVLFAGSGVYLLLRTGT
- a CDS encoding ParB/RepB/Spo0J family partition protein, with the protein product MIPLELLVPNPDQPRRSFGDMADLVSSIKEKGVLEPVLVRPTGEKYQIIAGERRYRASVEAGLSQIPCIEIDVDDRGVLEISLIENLQRRDLNPFEEAEGLQKLCDKFLYTHEDVAKKLGKARTSVTETLTLNHIPADLRERCRSLGIFSRSTLLQIARQPNRDAMSRMIEEIKHAGLTRDDLRKMKDEKKGPGRPKGFVFHFRPPDNKFTLNLKFKRSEVSKNDIIATLRDLIESLSKS
- a CDS encoding bifunctional nuclease family protein; translated protein: MELEMKIKGLMIDPITNMPIIILRDPSSSAVLPIWVGIFEANAIALQIEKIVTPRPMTHDLLKSILDSIHAAVEKVVITDLKDNTFYALIFLNHDGKVVPIDSRPSDAIALALRTGSPIFVKSDVIEKAKNTDLTKDAGESERIRKWLENLDPDEMGKYEM
- a CDS encoding ParA family protein, with the protein product MILAIANQKGGVGKTTTAINLAAALAQKGFSTLLLDLDPQGNATLSYLDPEQLNLSVYEALVEDNRTLKDAVHKTNIKLLDLVPARISLAKFESKLLGDIDSHFRLKDRLKPLTKDYQYVVMDTPPTLGLLTVNALVAATHLLVPIQSSYFALEGTDDLLETVEKIKTRPNPSLEFLGVVITIHDKRTVLGRDIRNHIKEVFGNKVFRTIISRSVRLEESPAYKESIFSFAPHSTGALEYYKLSEEVIGRV
- a CDS encoding tetratricopeptide repeat protein, which codes for MNLESIRKRKVLLGVCLLIVAVWILCGLNRIDPARGIAVLDSPLGILRPRVSDPGWRLAPPGLLRLTRYPADPVTLSFRGGETDRSLLVTREGTAVTTTGTIRYRVDPDRILEVHRALGARYSRVLDRWVGEGLRAVIGSSDYGGISGARTEDLRSALGQSLAERFRGAGLELLSCDVSSVRIRAASIAEAQSSRQKTGTKVLLIGLDGADWNIVDPLIEAGRLPNLGRLARAGVRGRLHTITPMLSPVIWTSIATGVSPSRHGIIDFMATTGRDGEKVPVTSSLRRTKALWNILSEQGLSVGVAGWWASFPAEKVNGFVVSDRVAYQLFGARAAHDPVKEGKVFPAELGDLVASLTVAPESIGVGEVSRYVHLPEDPAAVSDDQNSLIDDLKTLLAAGDTYTAVSLALRERYHPEFQAVYLEGTDTVAHLFMRYVPPLLPGVTKEESQRFGRAVDEYYRHADELVGRLVQAAGPETAIIICSDHGFRTGDNRPLTDSRIGYGQAADWHRKYGIIILAGPPFRKRSELSEGSVLDIAPTVLAVLGLPVAEDMDGRPLIDVFDPAFLAGHPIRYLPTYETTSAAPVAAVASSGSPAALDPQGDQELKDKLESLGYLRQDTANSHNNRGMLLLNQGKYDEAIGEFEQAIKSSEDLGMARINIGRALYKKRDYDAATKVLNEYLSRQPRSKEAENLLGNIAMEKKQYPEAEKRFKTALEYEPNFTDARNSLGILYNKLGRQDDALKQFLKVVAVDPEYSEALNNIGVIYKEQGKVDDAVASFRKAISADPEFAGSFSNLALILEQQGDLKGAEENFRNALQRDPENVQVRTNYGALLYSMGHFERARIELEKAVAVDPADASAHNNLGAVYGRLGRLTDEIASYRKAVKLDPDYADVHHNLGLALLKQGRVEEGESEMRRALAIDTRYSPAYLNLARSLMGRDRAAEAVDLLIEGMRLLPEDADMQTFLGEAYLRLGQKDKAVAAFQTSLRLRPNQAEIRQKLKSLAGGSSERMKPESAPSDKP